One genomic window of Carassius gibelio isolate Cgi1373 ecotype wild population from Czech Republic chromosome A10, carGib1.2-hapl.c, whole genome shotgun sequence includes the following:
- the LOC128020960 gene encoding immunoglobulin superfamily member 5-like, translating into MYIFRLSLFLLTTTVASAQLQLQPLNAAVLRGSKARFNCSTTQPPSVMNWMVNGRLVITILEASGVFNFTDRFSAQNFTTPGDYKWEFIISNVQRDDAGEVTCQVLGGAPQLATLSIQESGSVEIVGGNQTKMEGVQTEFQCRAVGWFPEPSMSWSVNGVANSCNRSSVAQGNLFNSICTLTVTAVKNSSVQCLVSVPALSTPDTSTVFLTVEKLAKRDQTVLIAVTVAFSAAALLFLIIYAIFFFCMRRKKKSSYQEEIRRARIQSQIRTPSTENVQGQDNQGYIRDGHDGNTTNGVWYTNHSDKHQMTGILFDDAHRKHRHMTIV; encoded by the exons ATGTATATTTTTAGACTCAGTCTTTTTCTTCTGACCACTACGG TGGCCTCCGCTCAGCTGCAGCTACAGCCTCTGAATGCAGCGGTGCTCCGTGGGTCAAAGGCTCGCTTCAACTGCAGCACAACTCAGCCCCCATCTGTCATGAACTGGATGGTCAACGGACGCTTGGTCATCACCATTCTGGAAGCGTCTGGGGTGTTTAACTTCACAGATCGTTTTTCGGCCCAAAATTTCACCACACCTGGAGATTACAAATGGGAGTTTATAATTAGCAACGTGCAGAGAGACGATGCGGGTGAAGTCACCTGTCAGGTTTTGGGTGGAGCGCCTCAATTGGCCACACTGTCTATACAAG AAAGTGGCAGTGTGGAAATCGTAGGTGGAAATCAGACCAAAATGGAGGGAGTTCAGACAGAGTTTCAGTGCAGGGCTGTGGGCTGGTTTCCTGAACCCAGCATGTCCTGGTCTGTAAATGGAGTGGCAAATTCCTGCAACAGAAGCTCTGTAGCACAGGGAAACCTGTTTAACTCCATCTGCACGCTGACGGTCACTGCTGTAAAAAATTCTTCTGTTCAGTGTCTGGTCAGTGTGCCTGCCCTGAGCACACCGGACACCAGCACTGTCTTTCTGACCGTTG AAAAGCTTGCTAAAAGAGACCAGACGGTGTTGATCGCTGTCACTGTGGCCTTCAGTGCTGCGGCTCTATTGTTTCTAATCATCTACgcaatttttttcttctgcatgAGAAGGAAGAAAA AGTCAAGCTACCAAGAGGAGATCAGGAG GGCAAGAATCCAGTCCCAGATTAGGACGCCTTCCACAGAAAATGTGCAAGGACAGGACAACCAAGGATATATTAGAGATGGACATGATG GAAACACCACCAATGGAGTCTGGTACACAAACCATTCTGACAAACATCAG ATGACCGGTATTTTATTTGATGATGCTCACAGGAAGCACAGACACATGACCATCGTCTAG